TCTCGGAGATCGGCCGGGAGACCCGCGAGCTCGCCGGGAAGGCGCGCGACGGGAAGCTGTCGGCGAACGACATGAGCGGCGGGACGTTCAGCGTCAGCAACCTCGGCATGTTCGGCGTCGACTCGTTCTCCGCCGTGATCAACCCGCCGGAGGCCGCGATCCTCGCGGTCGGCGCCGTCCGGGACGAGCCCGTGGTGCGCGACGGCCAGGTCGTCCCGGGCAAGCGGATGGCGGTGACGCTGTCGGTGGACCACCGGGCGTGCGACGGCGCGACCGCCGCCGCGTTCCTGGCGCGGCTGGCGGAGCTGCTGGAGAACCCGCTGCTCATCGTCGCCTGAGGACGACGCCCCGGTCCCGACCCCGCCCGGAAGGTCCCGGGCGGGGTCGGGACCGCCGTGATATGCGAAGATCGCCGTCATGGCGGTGAACATCCCGCTGGGTCCGCTGCTCGACCCGGCCTTCCACCTGGGCACGGTCCCCACCACGTGGGCCGAGCTGCTCGGCTTCGCGACGGGCGCGGTCAACGTGTGGCTCGTCGTCCGGCAGAACATCCTGAACTGGCCGATCGGCATCGCGAACGTGATCCTGCTCGGGCTGGTGTTCCTCGACGGCGGCCTCTACGCCGACGCGGGCCTGCAGATCGTGTACATCGGGCTGCAGGCGTACGGGTGGTGGGTGTGGCTGTACGGCGGCGAGGGCCGCGACGACCTGCCCGTCCGCCGCACGGCGCGCGGCGAGTGGGCGGTGCTGCTCGCCGCCGGGGCCGCCGGCACCGCCGCGATCACCTGGCTGCTGACGGCGTTCACCGACTCGACCGTCCCGTTCTGGGACGCGCTGACGACGTCGCTGTCGCTGATGGCGATCTACGGCCAGTCGCGCAAGCTGCTCGAGTCGTGGTGGATCTGGATCGCCGCCGACCTGGTGTACATCCCGCTGTACTTCTACAAGGACCTCAAGCTGACGAGCGCCCTGTACGTCATCTTCCTGTCGCTGTGCGTCCTCGGCCTCACCACCTGGTACCGCGACCTGCGGGACGCGGGCGGCCGCGCGGAGCCGGCCCCGGCGGCCGCATGACGTACGAGCACGGCCTCGTCATCGGCAAGTTCTACCCGCCGCACGCGGGGCACCATCACCTGATCGACTCCGCCGCCGCGGCGTGCGCCCGGGTGAGCGTCGTCGTCGCGGCGTCCAGCGTGGAGAGCGTCCCGCTCGCGCTGCGGACGGCGTGGCTGCGCGAGGCGCACCGGCAGCCGAACGTCGAGGTCGTCCCGGTGGTGGACGACGCCGAGATCGACTACGAGTCCGACGAGGTGTGGTCGGCGCACGTCGCCGCGTTCCGCGCCGGGCTCGCGCTCCGCTCGGGGCTGGGCGTCAACGTCCCGCCCGTCGACGCGGTGTTCAGTTCCGAGCACTACGGGGCCGAGCTGGCCGAGCGGTTCGGCGCCGCGCACGTCCCGGTGGACCCGCCGCGCGAGCGCTTCCCCGTCAGCGGGACGGCCGTCCGCGCCGATCCCGTGGGCAACTGGGAGTGGCTGTCCCCGCCGGTCCGCGCGTACCTGGCGCGCCGCGTCG
The nucleotide sequence above comes from Actinomadura algeriensis. Encoded proteins:
- the pnuC gene encoding nicotinamide riboside transporter PnuC, with the translated sequence MAVNIPLGPLLDPAFHLGTVPTTWAELLGFATGAVNVWLVVRQNILNWPIGIANVILLGLVFLDGGLYADAGLQIVYIGLQAYGWWVWLYGGEGRDDLPVRRTARGEWAVLLAAGAAGTAAITWLLTAFTDSTVPFWDALTTSLSLMAIYGQSRKLLESWWIWIAADLVYIPLYFYKDLKLTSALYVIFLSLCVLGLTTWYRDLRDAGGRAEPAPAAA